One window from the genome of Eucalyptus grandis isolate ANBG69807.140 chromosome 7, ASM1654582v1, whole genome shotgun sequence encodes:
- the LOC120295382 gene encoding uncharacterized protein LOC120295382 isoform X2: protein MDLGGCTNRAVGVEIAEGGLSRRRRHGTNDLTDFVFSWSFHDILNENLYHDKVETIPDQFQSVQDYLGSGSGNSYAVKAGRWNNESNTRGKETYKTLPGDILILTDAKPATVPDLERFGRRWAFALVRMIGEDDEEDEATSSTNFEVETLLNLEVNNSWKPMYAIFLINIVTNRRIWNALHMSLNLDILKEVLCTDLVADKVSNLCVTKGNGSATESLDERLSHDLNESQKKAVGACLSKLHCENKPSVDLIWGPPGTGKTKTVATLLLTLLKRKHRTIVCAPTNVAIKEVATRVLKLLKESDSGISTETESLPCYFGDMLIFGNKERLKVDSDIEDIYLEHRVECISEFTGWHQCLTSLIDTLADCVRQYRVFLENEHAKRRKLGSGDDGSECGSSEEDGNCELKSFLEFFRDQFKETVQPLRACLYTFCTHTSRTKFQNITSLLNLLNSFESLLCGEKLDSEMMEITLSRDELGLFSFETSRGPLYDIYMKRQECLSMLLTVRDSLKDLKLPNFVSKGMIANFCYRRASLIFALLLVHISCTL from the exons ATGGATTTAGGAGGATGCACAAACAGAGCGGTGGGTGTGGAGATAGCTGAGGGTGGTttgagcaggaggaggagacaCGGTACTAATGACCTGACTGATTTTGTCTTCTCTTGGTCTTTTCACGACATTCTCAACGAAAACCTCTACCATGACAAG GTGGAGACTATACCGGATCAATTTCAGTCGGTCCAGGATTATCTCGGATC GGGAAGTGGGAACTCATATGCTGTTAAGGCCGGTCGGTGGAACAATGAATCCAACACTCGTGGCAAGGAAACTTACAAAACTTTGCCTGGAGACATCTTGATTCTAACTGATGCTAAGCCAGCAACTGTTCCTGACTTGGAGAGGTTCGGAAGAAGATGGGCGTTCGCATTAGTTAGGATGATTGGAGAAGacgatgaagaggatgaggcaACGTCATCGACAAACTTTGAAGTGGAGACATTATTGAACCTTGAAGTAAATAATTCGTGGAAGCCAATGTATGCAATTTTCCTGATAAATATAGTCACTAACAGAAGGATATGGAATGCGTTGCATATGTCTCTGAACTTGGATATTTTGAAGGAAGTTCTCTGCACAGATTTGGTG GCTGATAAAGTTTCTAATCTTTGTGTTACAAAAGGTAATGGTTCTGCGACTGAGAGCCTTGACGAGAGATTGAGCCATGATCTGAATGAATCCCAAAAGAAAGCAGTTGGGGCCTGTCTCAGTAAACTCCATTGTGAGAACAAGCCATCTGTCGACCTGATATGGGGTCCTCCTGGAACTGGGAAAACTAAAACTGTCGCTACACTGCTACTTACTCTCTTGAAAAGGAAACATAGAACCATTGTTTGTGCTCCTACAAATGTTGCCATCAAGGAAGTGGCAACTCGTGTTCTGAAGCTGCTAAAGGAATCAGATAGTGGTATAAGCACTGAAACGGAAAGTTTGCCCTGTTACTTTGGAGACATgcttatttttgggaacaaggAACGGCTGAAAGTTGATTCCGACATTGAAGATATATACTTGGAACATCGTGTAGAGTGCATTTCTGAATTTACTGGTTGGCATCAGTGTCTAACTTCCTTGATAGATACTCTTGCTGACTGTGTCCGTCAATACCGCGTATTTTTGGAAAACGAACAcgcaaaaagaaggaaactagGAAGTGGTGATGATGGGAGCGAATGTGGAAGCAGTGAAGAAGATGGTAACTGTGAGCTCAAATCATTTCTTGAGTTTTTCAGGGACCAATTCAAGGAAACTGTCCAGCCCCTGCGAGCATGCCTCTATACTTTCTGTACTCATACATCCAGAACTAAATTCCAGAATATTACATCCCTCCTTAACTTACTAAATTCTTTTGAATCTTTATTATGTGGAGAGAAGTTGGATTCAGAGATGATGGAGATAACTCTTTCACGTGATGAACTTGGCCTGTTTTCGTTTGAGACATCCAGGGGTCCactatatgatatatatatgaagagACAGGAATGCCTTTCCATGTTGCTAACTGTTCGTGATTCTCTGAAGGATCTAAAACTTCCAAACTTTGTGAGTAAGGGCATGATAGCCAACTTCTGTTATCGACGTGCATCCCTGATTTTTGCACTGCTTCTTGTTCACATAAGCTGCACTCTGTGA
- the LOC120295382 gene encoding uncharacterized protein LOC120295382 isoform X1 has translation MDLGGCTNRAVGVEIAEGGLSRRRRHGTNDLTDFVFSWSFHDILNENLYHDKVETIPDQFQSVQDYLGSYVYPLLEETRASLCSSLENISLLPFTEVIECVECRGSGNSYAVKAGRWNNESNTRGKETYKTLPGDILILTDAKPATVPDLERFGRRWAFALVRMIGEDDEEDEATSSTNFEVETLLNLEVNNSWKPMYAIFLINIVTNRRIWNALHMSLNLDILKEVLCTDLVADKVSNLCVTKGNGSATESLDERLSHDLNESQKKAVGACLSKLHCENKPSVDLIWGPPGTGKTKTVATLLLTLLKRKHRTIVCAPTNVAIKEVATRVLKLLKESDSGISTETESLPCYFGDMLIFGNKERLKVDSDIEDIYLEHRVECISEFTGWHQCLTSLIDTLADCVRQYRVFLENEHAKRRKLGSGDDGSECGSSEEDGNCELKSFLEFFRDQFKETVQPLRACLYTFCTHTSRTKFQNITSLLNLLNSFESLLCGEKLDSEMMEITLSRDELGLFSFETSRGPLYDIYMKRQECLSMLLTVRDSLKDLKLPNFVSKGMIANFCYRRASLIFALLLVHISCTL, from the exons ATGGATTTAGGAGGATGCACAAACAGAGCGGTGGGTGTGGAGATAGCTGAGGGTGGTttgagcaggaggaggagacaCGGTACTAATGACCTGACTGATTTTGTCTTCTCTTGGTCTTTTCACGACATTCTCAACGAAAACCTCTACCATGACAAG GTGGAGACTATACCGGATCAATTTCAGTCGGTCCAGGATTATCTCGGATCGTATGTCTACCCTTTACTGGAAGAAACAAGGGCGAGTCTGTGCTcgagtttggaaaatatttctttgcTGCCTTTCACTGAGGTTATTGAATGTGTGGAATGCAGGGGAAGTGGGAACTCATATGCTGTTAAGGCCGGTCGGTGGAACAATGAATCCAACACTCGTGGCAAGGAAACTTACAAAACTTTGCCTGGAGACATCTTGATTCTAACTGATGCTAAGCCAGCAACTGTTCCTGACTTGGAGAGGTTCGGAAGAAGATGGGCGTTCGCATTAGTTAGGATGATTGGAGAAGacgatgaagaggatgaggcaACGTCATCGACAAACTTTGAAGTGGAGACATTATTGAACCTTGAAGTAAATAATTCGTGGAAGCCAATGTATGCAATTTTCCTGATAAATATAGTCACTAACAGAAGGATATGGAATGCGTTGCATATGTCTCTGAACTTGGATATTTTGAAGGAAGTTCTCTGCACAGATTTGGTG GCTGATAAAGTTTCTAATCTTTGTGTTACAAAAGGTAATGGTTCTGCGACTGAGAGCCTTGACGAGAGATTGAGCCATGATCTGAATGAATCCCAAAAGAAAGCAGTTGGGGCCTGTCTCAGTAAACTCCATTGTGAGAACAAGCCATCTGTCGACCTGATATGGGGTCCTCCTGGAACTGGGAAAACTAAAACTGTCGCTACACTGCTACTTACTCTCTTGAAAAGGAAACATAGAACCATTGTTTGTGCTCCTACAAATGTTGCCATCAAGGAAGTGGCAACTCGTGTTCTGAAGCTGCTAAAGGAATCAGATAGTGGTATAAGCACTGAAACGGAAAGTTTGCCCTGTTACTTTGGAGACATgcttatttttgggaacaaggAACGGCTGAAAGTTGATTCCGACATTGAAGATATATACTTGGAACATCGTGTAGAGTGCATTTCTGAATTTACTGGTTGGCATCAGTGTCTAACTTCCTTGATAGATACTCTTGCTGACTGTGTCCGTCAATACCGCGTATTTTTGGAAAACGAACAcgcaaaaagaaggaaactagGAAGTGGTGATGATGGGAGCGAATGTGGAAGCAGTGAAGAAGATGGTAACTGTGAGCTCAAATCATTTCTTGAGTTTTTCAGGGACCAATTCAAGGAAACTGTCCAGCCCCTGCGAGCATGCCTCTATACTTTCTGTACTCATACATCCAGAACTAAATTCCAGAATATTACATCCCTCCTTAACTTACTAAATTCTTTTGAATCTTTATTATGTGGAGAGAAGTTGGATTCAGAGATGATGGAGATAACTCTTTCACGTGATGAACTTGGCCTGTTTTCGTTTGAGACATCCAGGGGTCCactatatgatatatatatgaagagACAGGAATGCCTTTCCATGTTGCTAACTGTTCGTGATTCTCTGAAGGATCTAAAACTTCCAAACTTTGTGAGTAAGGGCATGATAGCCAACTTCTGTTATCGACGTGCATCCCTGATTTTTGCACTGCTTCTTGTTCACATAAGCTGCACTCTGTGA